A window of the Dickeya dianthicola NCPPB 453 genome harbors these coding sequences:
- the pelE2 gene encoding pectate lyase PelE2: MNNSRMSSVSTQKTTGRSTLGTQSALAAIIATTMMVSAASAASLQTTKATEAASTGWATQTTGTTGGAKATSAKIYAVKSISEFKTALNGTDSSPKIIQITGTIDISGGKAYTSFDDQKARSQISIPSNTTIIGIGSNGKFTNGSLVVKGVSNVILRNLYIETPVDVAPHYEDGDGWNAEWDAVVIDSTDHVWVDHVTISDGSFTDDKYTTKDGEKYVQHDGALDIKRGSDYVTISNSRFELHDKTILIGHSDNNGSQDAGKLRVTFHNNLFDRVGERTPRVRFGSVHAYNNVYVGDVNHKAYRYQYSFGIGTSGSLLSESNAFTIDNLKKISGRDKECSVVKAFNGKIFSDKGSIINGASYNLNGCDFGFSAYSAKIPYKYSAQTITTSLASSISNNAGYGKL; this comes from the coding sequence ATGAACAACTCACGTATGTCTTCCGTTTCAACACAGAAAACAACAGGACGTTCTACCCTGGGAACCCAAAGCGCGCTGGCGGCGATTATCGCCACCACCATGATGGTTTCTGCCGCTTCCGCCGCCAGTCTGCAAACCACCAAGGCGACAGAAGCAGCCTCAACCGGCTGGGCGACACAGACCACCGGCACCACCGGCGGCGCCAAAGCAACCTCAGCTAAAATCTACGCGGTGAAAAGCATCAGCGAATTCAAAACGGCGCTGAACGGAACCGATTCGTCGCCCAAGATCATCCAGATCACCGGAACAATTGATATCAGCGGCGGCAAAGCCTACACCAGCTTTGACGATCAGAAAGCCCGCAGCCAAATCAGCATTCCGTCCAACACCACCATCATCGGTATTGGCAGCAACGGCAAATTTACCAACGGTTCGCTGGTGGTGAAGGGCGTGAGCAACGTTATCCTGCGTAACCTGTATATCGAAACGCCGGTGGACGTGGCGCCACATTACGAAGACGGGGATGGCTGGAACGCCGAGTGGGACGCGGTAGTGATTGACAGCACAGACCACGTCTGGGTTGACCATGTCACCATCAGCGACGGCAGCTTCACCGACGATAAATACACCACCAAAGATGGCGAAAAATATGTGCAGCATGACGGCGCATTGGATATCAAGCGCGGCTCTGACTATGTCACCATTTCCAATAGCCGCTTCGAGCTGCACGACAAAACCATCCTGATCGGCCACAGCGACAACAATGGTTCGCAAGACGCCGGCAAACTGCGCGTCACCTTCCACAACAACCTGTTTGACCGGGTCGGCGAACGCACCCCACGCGTCCGCTTTGGTAGCGTCCACGCTTACAACAACGTTTACGTTGGCGACGTCAACCACAAAGCCTACCGCTATCAGTACAGCTTCGGTATCGGCACCAGCGGCAGCCTGCTGTCTGAATCCAACGCGTTTACCATTGATAACCTTAAGAAGATCAGCGGCCGCGACAAGGAATGCAGCGTGGTCAAAGCGTTTAACGGCAAGATCTTCTCCGATAAAGGCTCGATCATCAACGGCGCGTCGTACAATCTGAATGGTTGCGACTTTGGCTTCAGCGCATATAGCGCCAAGATCCCGTACAAATACTCAGCCCAGACGATTACCACCAGTCTGGCTAGCAGCATCAGCAACAATGCGGGCTACGGCAAACTGTAA
- a CDS encoding polysaccharide lyase → MNNTRVSSAGTKNLLAAIIATAMMTSAAHAASLQTTKATEAASTGWATQSNGTTGGAKAASAKIYVAKSISEFKTALNGTDSSPKIIQITGAIDISGGKAYTSFDDQKARSQISIPSNTTIIGIGSNGKFTNGSLVIKGVSNVILRNLYLETPVDVAPHYETGDGWNAEWDAAVIDNSDHVWVDHVTISDGSFTDDKYTTKDGEKYVQHDGALDIKKGSDFVTISYSRFELHDKTILIGHSDSNGSQDSGKLRVTFHNNVFDRVTERTPRVRFGSIHAYNNVYLGDVKNSVYPYLYSFGLGTSGSILSEANSFTLANLKSINGQKPECSIVKAFNSKVFSDKGSLVNGSSTTNLDACGLTAYKPTLPYKYSAQTMTSSLSNSINSNAGFGKL, encoded by the coding sequence ATGAACAACACTCGTGTGTCTTCTGCAGGAACCAAAAACTTACTGGCAGCCATCATTGCCACCGCCATGATGACTTCCGCAGCCCACGCAGCCAGCCTGCAAACCACCAAGGCGACAGAAGCAGCCTCAACCGGTTGGGCAACGCAGAGCAACGGCACTACCGGCGGCGCCAAAGCAGCCTCAGCCAAAATTTATGTAGCAAAAAGCATCAGCGAATTCAAAACGGCGCTGAACGGAACCGATTCGTCGCCCAAGATCATCCAGATCACCGGAGCGATTGATATCAGTGGCGGCAAAGCCTACACCAGCTTTGACGATCAGAAAGCCCGCAGCCAGATCAGCATTCCGTCCAACACCACCATCATCGGTATTGGCAGCAACGGCAAATTCACCAACGGCTCTTTGGTTATCAAAGGCGTGAGCAACGTTATCCTGCGTAACCTGTACCTCGAAACACCGGTGGATGTGGCGCCGCATTACGAAACAGGGGATGGCTGGAACGCCGAGTGGGATGCGGCAGTGATCGATAACTCAGACCACGTCTGGGTTGACCATGTCACCATCAGTGACGGCAGCTTCACCGATGACAAATACACCACCAAAGATGGTGAGAAATATGTGCAGCACGACGGCGCGCTGGATATCAAGAAAGGGTCCGACTTCGTCACCATTTCCTACAGCCGCTTCGAACTGCACGACAAAACCATCCTGATCGGCCACAGCGACAGCAATGGCTCGCAGGACTCCGGCAAACTGCGCGTCACCTTCCACAACAACGTGTTTGACCGCGTGACCGAACGTACCCCGCGCGTCCGCTTTGGTAGCATCCACGCTTACAACAACGTGTATCTGGGCGACGTGAAGAACAGCGTCTACCCGTATCTGTATAGCTTTGGTCTCGGCACCAGCGGCAGCATTCTGTCTGAAGCCAACTCCTTCACGCTTGCCAACCTGAAGAGCATCAACGGCCAAAAACCAGAGTGCAGCATCGTGAAAGCCTTCAACAGCAAGGTGTTCTCCGATAAAGGCTCGCTGGTCAACGGCTCGTCAACCACAAATCTGGATGCCTGTGGCCTGACGGCTTACAAACCGACTCTGCCGTACAAATATTCGGCTCAGACCATGACAAGCAGCCTGTCTAACAGCATCAATAGCAACGCAGGCTTCGGCAAACTGTAA
- the paeY gene encoding pectin acetylesterase PaeY — translation MLTTTWKRTLFLGSLLCLPLSFAQAESTAPEVPVAPSQPTLNVATLAPNTLISGRVAYRDIRFPATLLIKDQRGVQRNVKTDIQGRFYADVSSLVAPLRLSAIEAGGQHCLASNQLRAVCLSALVPQLRDGHENHININPLTDRILSDVAASAGYIGPQQLIDAAVLPALSATAWETAYREFHAGFDDALKQAGIAVPTQFDPLTYPDTLTPAFTQVLQVINHARNYHNDSGQAGHTVLTDIVFRPIIGLNASGSYEPLDLTSANQHRKALEQARTRIFIVSDSTAATYEKARFPRMGWGQVFEQQFRPGSHIAVVNGARSGRSSRDFYYEGWFRQMEPFMRPGDYLFIGMGHNDQNCDSQKAVRGAADVANLCTYPNSADGKPQYPQGKPDMSFQISLERYIRYARAHRMIPVLLTPTARVKNAEGKNGTPAVHSHLTKQNKAGGYAFIGDYTQTIRDTASKNKVPLLDVETATLALANQGDGQQWQQYWLAVDPERYPYYRDQAGSLTQPDTTHFQQKGAQAVAVIVADQINATPSLRELAGKLQPADR, via the coding sequence ATGCTAACAACCACCTGGAAACGTACACTTTTTCTCGGTTCCTTGCTTTGTTTGCCCCTGTCTTTTGCGCAGGCTGAAAGCACCGCACCGGAAGTACCGGTTGCCCCTTCGCAGCCGACACTCAATGTCGCTACGCTGGCACCTAATACCCTGATCAGCGGCCGGGTGGCCTACCGTGACATCCGGTTTCCCGCCACATTACTCATCAAAGACCAGCGCGGCGTACAGCGCAACGTAAAAACCGATATCCAGGGGCGATTTTATGCCGATGTGTCCTCGCTGGTTGCGCCTCTGCGCCTGTCCGCTATTGAGGCTGGCGGGCAACATTGTCTTGCAAGCAACCAGCTTCGCGCCGTCTGCCTGAGCGCGCTGGTTCCACAATTACGCGACGGTCATGAAAACCACATTAATATCAATCCGCTGACTGATCGCATTCTGTCTGACGTTGCCGCGTCAGCGGGCTATATTGGTCCGCAACAGTTGATCGATGCCGCAGTCCTGCCGGCATTGTCGGCCACCGCCTGGGAAACCGCCTACCGCGAATTCCATGCCGGCTTCGATGATGCACTGAAGCAAGCCGGTATTGCCGTCCCCACCCAGTTCGACCCGTTAACCTATCCGGATACGCTGACGCCGGCCTTTACCCAGGTTTTGCAGGTCATCAATCATGCCCGCAATTACCACAATGACAGCGGCCAGGCCGGTCATACCGTGCTGACTGACATCGTGTTTCGTCCGATTATCGGACTGAATGCCTCGGGCAGTTACGAGCCACTGGATCTGACCAGCGCCAACCAGCATCGCAAGGCGCTTGAGCAGGCGCGCACCCGCATTTTCATCGTCAGCGACTCAACCGCGGCAACCTATGAGAAAGCCCGCTTTCCCCGTATGGGATGGGGACAGGTCTTTGAACAGCAGTTCCGCCCCGGCAGCCATATCGCCGTCGTGAATGGCGCCCGCTCTGGACGCAGTTCGCGTGATTTCTACTACGAAGGCTGGTTCCGCCAGATGGAGCCGTTTATGCGGCCGGGCGATTATCTGTTCATCGGTATGGGGCACAATGATCAAAACTGCGATAGCCAGAAAGCGGTTCGCGGCGCGGCGGATGTCGCCAACCTCTGTACCTACCCCAATAGCGCCGACGGCAAGCCGCAATACCCGCAGGGCAAACCGGATATGTCTTTCCAGATCTCGCTGGAACGTTACATCCGTTATGCGCGGGCGCATCGGATGATACCGGTATTGCTGACCCCGACGGCGCGCGTCAAAAACGCCGAAGGAAAGAACGGGACGCCGGCGGTCCACAGCCACCTGACAAAACAGAACAAAGCCGGCGGTTATGCCTTTATCGGCGATTACACGCAGACCATCCGCGATACGGCCAGCAAGAACAAGGTGCCGCTACTGGATGTCGAAACCGCGACGCTGGCGCTGGCCAATCAGGGTGACGGCCAGCAATGGCAGCAATACTGGCTGGCGGTCGATCCGGAACGCTACCCCTATTACCGCGATCAGGCGGGCAGCCTGACTCAGCCTGACACCACCCACTTCCAGCAAAAAGGCGCACAGGCGGTCGCGGTGATAGTCGCCGACCAGATCAACGCCACGCCTTCGCTGCGGGAACTGGCAGGCAAGCTGCAACCGGCTGACCGGTAA